The window CAAAAAGTGGGGCGCGTGTCAATAGGTTATAGCGAAGTACTAATGAGGtttaattaaaaggcatgggcGGCGTGTTAGGGCATAATGATGAGAGATTTACACGGTCTTCTCGAAATTTGGAGGATGTCAGCCACTCTCACAGGGCACTTATCCGAGAGAGCGTAGGAAAAAGAGAAAATTCGCTAAGTGTAGTCGTCAACCGTCCTGAGCGACATAGATATCCGAATATCACATCGCCAAATGGCGATGCATGATGGAATGTTGTGAGAACCAACTAAACAAAGATTCGCCGAACGGACAATCATGCATTAACACTtggaaaatttttacaaaatagcCAGAGTCGGTACAAAAGGAGGCGAGCTTCTCAGTGGACGGAGGCCACCCGAGGcactacttgtccagtcagtcagacttgcagcctTCTTTTACTAGACTTtaggggaagacttgtgatacaTTAATAAAGGAGACCCACTAAGTGTGGGTCAAAGAAAGAAGATAGCAgtccacgtggaggtcaaagtcaaggaggtcaactCTAGAAGACCGTCGGGCTCACAAAGGGTGGTCAAACGAAACCCTACATCAAGAGCCGACCAGGCATATGTTGCCCGACCGACAAAGAGATGAGCCAAGCGAAGCGCCTGTGCAGCCAAGATCACCATAAGTTCGCCACGGAGCAAAGGAGCCTGGAGATGACTGAAACGTTATTTCGGTCAGGTAAGAACGCACTACTGAAACTCGTTGTCGTACAGAAGAGCAGCCGAGTCTTTCCGAGTGGAGGAGTACTTGATCGATCAGAGGAGTATTTGGCCGAGCGGTTATCCCGCTAGGCTAATCAGCGGGAACGTTGATGTATCTTTGGATATATTTTTGGGAGATTGTGCCATCGATACAGGACATGGTCAACAAGCGAATCATATAACGGACAAATCAGAGGGCGTGCCCACGACCAATTGGAAAACGTATTCATGACCACGTGTCCATGACCAATTGGGGAATGTGTCTGCAACCAATGGGAGAACTTGCTCATGTCTCGAAAAGTGCACACGTCATCCACCAGGACATTTTATAAATGAGGGTCCGTACATCGACGTAGGTATACGTAATTCACTTTTGGCGCTTGTATTACTGTTGCTCTGTATTCTTCTTCATATTGATGACTGACTTAAGCATTAGAGAGCTAACGTAGGGGACCTCTTCCCTAACTTCATactgatatttcttgtatttgtagAGTAATGCTTGATTTATATTCCGTCAACACAATAATCATATCCCTTGCTTTTtcatatccataatttttaaGATAGGATCAGGAGCATAATAACGAGCAAATAATATTTAACAAGAGACAAGATGAgtctatatatataaaattatggctaaataaattttagtcaagatttattttcattaataattttaatttttttactagttAAATTATATTtgcttaataattttttatttttttatagattaaagttaaatttgatcatttttattttttttactcgtatttttattttttatagattaaagttaaatttgatcatttttatttttttacttgcattagatttaattgataattttaattttttaatattaaagttaaatttagttggtaatttatttttattttttaattaaaattagactcataattttttattttttattttttattgataaaaatttaatttaataattaaaattaattttggttaataaattaaaaatacttattggttatacttaattaatattttttattaaaatatttttgaaaatctttcaaaagcatatttaatattgtattattatttctttctaaattttatttttctttctttctttctttctttctttctttctttctgctcCTTTATTATCATTTATTTATCATTATTATTGTGTCCTTACTTTTCGACGAGTTATTATGTTAtgcacattttttttttaataatttgtcGTCTATATTTACTAGCTTAATATttttaactaataaatttaattgatgatttatcaaagttaaaattgataaaagaCAACTTAATTTTGCTTGCCAATGTGAGATCCTAAGGGTCTATAGTACGCCGTGTCTATATCTATTAGACTATTACTCGAACCTATTACATCTAGATCACACactaataatttttatcattgTGTTAAGACTTACTTTCATCgaagttaaaattaattgataattttttaaaaaaatagtaattaaaatgtataataatagtaataatttattacatattgtcaaattagttaacataaaatattttttattttttataaagtttACTAATAAAAAAGTTAGTTTTGTCATAAAATAAAGTTATTGCTACGTGACCTAGTTGATTACTCAAAAAAGGGTGTGGAAACACATAGGAACTCTTGAATGGAAATTGAAAAGGAATGTAACTCCAGTTCCTTCGGAAATGGTAAGATCTTTGGCGCAAGAAGAAGGGGTGATCCATATCATCTTGACTTGTTGACTTGGTTCTGCTTCCCCTCTTTTTTTAACAATACCGAGTCGGCTGCCGCTTCCGTTATTGCTGCTGGATTGGTCGTGGGGCTTGCTTCTATTGGACCTGGAGTTGGTCAAGTTACTGCTGCAAGCCAAGCTGTAGAAGGTATTGCGAGACAACCGGAAGCAGAGGGTAAAATACGAGGTACTTTATTGCTTAGTCTAGCTTTTATGGAAGCTTTAACAATTTATGTTGTGGCATTAGCACTTTTATTTGCGAATCCTTTTGTTTAATCCTCAAAATAAGAAAAAAGTCTCTAGATTGCATAAATAATCATTGGTAATGTATAAAATtatccttttaaattttactaatataaTTAAATGcctctaataatatttttaatatttattttttcaaaaaaaatattaaggtcttaattttttttttttaagcggTCTCAAGAATAGTTGAGACTGCCCTGGGATGAGCACAGGTTGAATGTCTCATTTGATAAAATTTTAGAATGGGTGAAATTTAAAAATCGATGTGTGCCTTTGCTAAATTGTGGTGGTAGGTTCTCTAGGCTTTAATCGATGATGCATCCAAgcagaatgatttttttttctttttaaaattttgctGCGTTCAAAAAATTGAGCACATATCCACATTTATTATAATATCATTTAGATATTGTAATACTCGCACATTAATATCCAGGTGGATGCTCTGGTACATATGTTGACCATCAATCATGATTTATACAGAAATCGTCGAGCTGTTGAAAACTTTGACGTATTAAAGGAGTTGGTAGGTTTTGGACAGCCTCACTCATCATCTGCACTGTAAAGAAACACAGAATGCCGGCCACTGTCTAGGGCTTCATTATTTACTTCTTCTGTCTGTTTTTTCCTCTCTCCGTCAATTTAATTTCTTGAAGAAgcttcagaagaagaagaagatccatTTTTGTTCTCCTTCCTCCCACCTTAATTTAGTAGAGTAATAATGGCTTCCAAGGATGAGGAGAGCAAGCcatcttttttcttcttcttcccttcttcttccttctgttcTTCTCTCCTCTTCGGCTTCCGCTGCGTCGTCTTCGTCTCCCTCTGCTACCTCCTCTGGCTTCGCTTCCTCTTCCACACCTTCCCGCTGCTGGCTCCGACCCGGTCCGGTCGCAGCAGCCAGCTCGGCCGCTCGCCGCCCGCCACCTGCGACCCTTCCATCGCGCGCTTCTACATTCATCGCCTCCACCCGCGCTTCAACGCCGACATCGTCCAGCGCTGCCTCTCCCGCTACGCTTGCTGCGGAGTCGACTGTCCAGACGTCGGCCACTCGGGCCTCGGCCGCCCGCTCCTCCGTCTCACGGCCGACGCTGACGTCGATCCCGACCTCACGTCCTGGTATGCCACACACCCGCTCTCCGCCGAGGTCATCTTTCACGCCCGTGTCGAGCGCCACCCCTGCCGCACCACCGACCCGGCCGCGGCGGAACTCTTCTACGTCCCCTTCTTCGCCGGCCTCCACGCCACTACCAGCTTCCGGCCGAAGAACAGAGACGCCCTCGCCGTCGAACTCGCCGAGCACCTCAACTCCCTCCCCGCCTTCCGCCGCCGCGGCGGCCGCGATCACTTCCTCGTCGTCGGCCGTACCTCCTGGGATTTCATGCGGAAACCGGCCTGCCCTGATTTCGGCGCCAACCAGGGCCTGCTCCTCCTCCCGGAGGTCGCCAACATGACCGTCCTCACCGTGGAGCGCCATCCCTGGGAGGGGCGCAACCAGTTCGGCATCCCCTATCCCTCCTACTTCCACCCGCGGACGGCGGAGGACGTAGCGGACTGGCAGGCGGAGCTTCGCCGGTTCGCCCGGACCCGGAGCTTCCTGTTCGCGTTCGTGGGCGGGTGGCAGCCCGGCTCGGAGAAGGCGGCGGTGCGGACCTCGCTCATGGCCCAGTGCTGGAAGTCAAACCGGTGCCTACCGGTCCACTGCGAACCGATCCTGCACAAGTGCGATGACCCGGGCCGGATCCTGGACGTGATGCGCCGGGCTGACTTCTGCTTGCAACCCCCCGGTGAGTCCTTCACTCGGCGGTCCACCTTCGAAGCGATCCTGGCCGGTTGCATTCCGGTGTTCTTGTCCGAGCACTCTGCCTACTCGCAATATCAATGGTACCTGCCGGCCCGACCGGAAGACTGGTCGGTCCTGTTGAAACCGGACCAATGGGATCGAGTCGAGGAAGTGCTAGCTCGGATTCACAGAAATGTGGTTGCAAAGATGAGAGACACAGTGATTGAGCTGATTCCTAGGATCTCCTACGCTCATCCGGACTCAAGTGTAGGGTTTCAGGACGCGGTCAATATTGCTCTCATTGAGCTCACCAAGCGAGTTCGATCAAATCAAGATGGTTTGTGAAGATAGTGTCAATAGCCAATATTTCTCGTCTCTTCGAGTATTCTGAACTAAATGTAGGTTGGTGGGAATGAAACAAGGGACATCGAAGATGATGCAAGAACAGCGACTCTGGTAAACGGAGCTTCAATTGGAAGAATTCATGGCTTTCTGAATTCATTTTGCAACTTGCAAGTACAACCAAGCAACATGGATATATATATTATCAGCCAACATAAACAGCAGCTTTAGGAGGATTCTCTTGAAAATCAGATGCGTTTGGTCTTTCCCTAAATCCTGCAGCTTTAAATGCTTCATTGTCTGGCCTTACATTCAGCCTGAAAGCAAGAAATGAATGCCTATGAATCAAAATTTAATATGATATTTTGCCTTAATATCCCAGTAATGTTCTTGTCTTTCAAATTTGCTCAAACTAACATTTCTAGATACACATTTATAACAGTGAAAACCAGTCAATTACTCAAGCTTCCAGGTTCTAACAAAAATCTATCATATTTTGCATGTCCAATGCTTGATTATTGATTTATATGAAATCAAATGGCCTAAAAGTGtctctcatcattttataaaCAAACAAAGAAAGAAGTCATTACTTCCCACGACTTCTGTTAATATTAATGTTCAGAATTACTCACGTTTGCAAGAAAATTTGGTATTTTCTATGTAAGAAAATGCCACCAAATGTTCGATCACTTGGCAAAATGACATTCAAAAACAATTCACAGCAGATCAGTATGGAGAACTTGTTTTGAATCTTGGGTTTTACAATTAGACTCATTGCTTGCTTAGTAAAACAAAGTGAATCAAGTAAGAACAACAAGCTACTTAGATAATATAGATGATACTCCCTAAGCGGTGGAGAAAATAGCTAATAACAGCAAGCTTGATTTCTCGATTGGATAAAGGGCAAACTTATGGAGACAAAAAAAAATGTGTTCTTTGAATTTCAAATGGAGTGTTAATAAATATAAGCTCATCTGATGTGTATCATACAATTGAGACAAATTTTAAGGAACTTACCTATGCTTTCCTCAAAGCAAGCACGAGTATCTGGAGAAAAGAGAGTTGGTGATCAAGTGAATGAATGCTATGAGTAATGAACAAATGGTATGCACATATGGGGTACCCATTAACCAAGTTCTGCTATCAGGAATTTACTGGCCACAAATAACCTATCTAGTTGATAAATATGACATATCTGGACTCGATGCACTTCAAATTGTCCCAAAAAAATTGTTGCTAGAAAATAACAGAAAGATAGCAAACCTGCTATGTCGATAAGAGAGGCTCTACTGGATGTGGTTCTCCCTCTCAAGAATGCTCTAGCATATAGTTCTCCTAAAAAATGTTTCACATGATAAAGATGTTGAGACAAATATTAACTGTATTTACAGcaaatattataaaatacaaaATAAGTGCATATTTTCAACCATCGGAATACTTCCGACTACACGTTCATAGAACAAATAATACAAATAGCCTTGTTGATTAGTGTACAGTGCATAATACAAATAGCCATGTCACTGGAACACGTTATATACAGATGATCTAGAGGTCCATAACATTTTCCATCCCCATTGACACAAAAAGGTACAAATGATCCATCAGGCAAGGAACAAGCTCTAAGTGCAGGATTGGCAAACCTTTCGTGCTTTCTAATGGAACGCCAGCTGCAATGCCAGAAACCTCatcttttgtatgaacataacCAAGAATAGATAAGAAGGTGTTGCAAGATGCATGAGCCAGAATCACATCCATTACTGCTTACTGCTCTTCTGTGGTGAAGTCTGGTTCAGGTGGCTTCTGCAGCAACATAACAGGCAATCTTTCCTGCAACCTTGCCTTGCGAGCAACATTTCGTCTTAGGGCACGTAGAGCATTCACTGCAAATCTGGAAGCGTAAATAGTCGCGCCAAGACTTGGTGTAGCAGCATTATCCTTCACAATGGCTGCCTGCAGCCTGTCCTCTTCTTCACGCAGCGATTCCTCTAGCTTCTTTCTCGAGTAGCGGCGCCAAGCTGCCTGTATAAAGCAAGCAGCCCAAGTTCTCCACTGCTGTGAATAGAACCTAAAAGTATGCCTCAGTTTCTTGCTGTGTAGCTTCCTGAATTGGGATGCAACAAATTTCAAATCATCAGCTATTAGAGCAAAGGCTTCAACCTCCGACACGGCCTTTACCGTCCTAGTGGAGGTGGGTAGACTAGAAGCTGAGTGTGGGTCTAAAGCCCATGTTAGAAGCTCTTCACCACAGAAATCTCCTTCAGTCAAGTAATCTGAGTTGAAAAACCCAGTCCTCCCACCATTAGTCGTCACACTAAGCAGTTTTCCTCTCATGATGAAGAGCATTTCATCAACCGGGTCTCCCTCGCGAATAATGCAGCTGCCTTCAGTGTAGAGAACAGGTTTCAGACAGTCGCACAAAGCATCCATGAGTTGATCATCCATTAGTTCAAACATAGGAACCTACAAAACAgcaaaaacaagaaaaaaaagttatcttgcaaacttgaaaaattaACAGCTCTTAGTTAGAATGCCGATTCCAGGATAATCAAATATACTGAGAAGCTTATACTTAATCCCTCCCTAACATGCCTTGGCTTATATCAGGTGTTGGTGGTGACTGGTGAATATGAAAAACAATAGGAAAGTAACTTACCCTCTTCAGTAGTGCTAAACAGAGATGACGTTTTATGTCCCTTCTTAAGTCCTTGGGTAAGTTTTGAAGAAGATGCTCTTCATCAACCCCTCTTGTTTCTTGCCATCGGTATTGCTCATGACGACGTATTCGCTCCCTCAAGTTCTCTGGAAGTAACCGATGAGACATCCATTGCTCTGCATCTTGCCTTTTAACCCTCATTTCTTCTATTCTCACAGTGGTTGATTGCAAGTAAGTCTGTAATATCAGCAGATCACTTGTTTAATGTACCAATAAGAGATGTAATGCACGTGAATAAACCTCAACGTCTTAAAATAAAGAACCCAGACAAAAATATATGCTTATTGGTGTTGTGCTACTTCTCTTTTTAGTGCTTTGCAAGAAGGAGAGTCTTGGCACAAGAGTAAAGTTATTATTTTTTGATCTAAAAGTCACGGGTTTGAATCCTAGAAACAGCCTCTTACAAAAAGCAGGATAAAGCTGCATACAATGGATTCTTCTCCGGGACCCCGCATAACGGGAGCTTCGTACACCACCAGGTCGTCCTTTGGTGTTGTGCTAGTTCTCTTTTTAGTTTAAATAAACAAATAGATCATATTTCATGCCTTAAAAATGCTTATTCATCAATTTCCACAAGCAAGAACTGATGCACTTAAATATAATCAAACACCAAGTTTTGCATGACCAAAGTTGAAACAAATACTATCATATTGATCATTGAAACAGAGTACCTGCATATTGCCAATAAGAAGTGAAAACAAGACAAGCCCAGAAATGGAGACGAAAACAGCAAATAAGATCTCCCACAAATAAGTACTGGTTTGCATATTTTGTCCAAGGGCACTGCAGGATATCAAGCATAAAACCAGTTAAGTCGGAATATATAGATTCCAATCCAATGCCTTTGGAAAAAAAGATTGCATGTGCCAACAAACTTCATATGATCAACAATGAGATAGCCATaacaaaataactttaggttaaagGAGCTCCATTGTAACCATTTTGAGTAGATAAGATAGACATAAACTGAATATAGAACAAGAAACAGAAGTAAACTAAACTATAAATCatcaaagaaaaaatatttaacaatCAAAAGTCAACCTAAGCTCAAAGCCTAGTAGCAAACTGAGACTAGTGAGTTTAAATTTTTCTTACTCACATTTCTCATTATTCTCTTAGAATTGCTGTTTAACCCTTAGTATCATTTttgtctacaaaaaaaaaaatcatcaatttACCACAACTTCCAAAGACAAATTAAtaactttcttcttgtattgtccTCCCTCTTTGCTGTAATAGATGACAAAACTTCACTTGTTTCCCTTCTAACATCTCTTTTTACTCATTCTCTCacaatattttctttttatcttttTCTAATGTGTAACAAGCTGGGTATACATATATTGGTGTGATCAGTTCTCTTTTCATTTAGCAATAtcctaatcatattaatttgagcTTGCACATGGATTATAGTAATTGTAAAATTCAGTACCAGCAGCCTAGAAATAATCAAGTCAAAACTAAAGAGAATATTTCTTTATAGGTACCTCAAATTTTGTAAGCCCCACCAAAAGCAATAGAAGAACTTTTCCAGAAAGTTTATTGGCTTAACAATGTCTAATTGAAGAGCTTGAAGGTAAATgccaaagtcaaagatttcaggATTAGGAGGGGTAATAGGACAATTAGCAGATATGAAATCCGTAATTATGCTTTCTCTTTCTCCATTACTACAGTACCAGGAAGTAGTTGTACAATTTTGTGTACGGCATGCGTGCCTCCAACAAGAATCTTCTCTTTCAATGGAAAGAAAGTACCAGAAAGCCCCGAGTACCTGAAAATATTTTAGTAATAAGATTACTGAAGGCTTTAAAACTTACAACCACATAATTACCCTGCGCTAGTCAAATTTTCAGAATCCACCAGCTTTCTGGAAGATTCGAGTGCACAAAAAACAAATTAAACCAAGCCATTTTTTAACTTAAGGTAGGAAACAGACAAGatcaaagaaaattttaataatttaataaaaactgGTTTAATTGGTTTGAATATTACTAATAATATAGTTTTGCAAGGATCTCAATAAAGTAAAAGGCCCAAGTAGCTGAGCCCAAAATGTAGAGGCAAACGTTGATCGATGGTGATGATAGAATTAATATAGTCAAATGAGGACAATACCAGTGTGGATAAATTAATCTCTGAAGACAAAAAATCATAAATAAGATTATCATCAGCCAAACATACTTCAcgcacaataaaaaaaaattaaaagattatGAAGAACCAAAAGGCGATTAGCAGGAACATTTTAAACATGCAGAAACCCAGGAAAGCACAAAAACAAAGAAGCCTAAAAGTTGATTAACAGAGAACATTGTTGTTATATGTTGAAATCCACACAATCAAAATCAAAGTTATAGTGAAAAGTTTAGACTTATCTATcctaaggaaaaaaaattgaagGTTATTTTGCAGTAGCTAATTCATAAGTAGGATAATAAAAAATTCAAGGGAAAACAAAGTATTTGAAACTTGGAGCTTACATGACTCGCAAGCATgtaaagaaaaagattaaaagCTGCCCCTGCCCATGCTGTTTCAGCAATTATGCCAGCAGATCTTGTGACTTCCAAATACAGTGGTATTATCCTGACAAGTCTGGGTACATACTGCAATATGACAATATACATCAACAGTGTCTTTGAGTCCAATGAAGCTGACGCTTTCAATCGTGGCATTATTACCAATATAACAATCTGAACAACAAAAAGAAATTAGAGAACAATTAAACTACAATTCCTTGTAACTACAGAATAGCTAGTTTCCACACACAAAACATGCACTGTACTCTCCAATCTCATGAAGATAAGATATTATAGGCAGTAGATTTTAGTGAACGAGGTCAAGAAAAAAGATACAGTATCAAAGCATGAAAGTAGTTGAAACCAAATAACTAGATatgcattttttttctttatgaatCAACCattgtaaaaaaaatacaaatatgtCTTGCAAAGAAATGATTATGCCCAACCATCCAATGAAAAAAGCAAAGTTTGAATAACAAAGAACACTTGAAATCAGGTAGAGGAGAAAGCTGATGAGCAGCCAGAAAACCCTGGACAAATTATAATCTTGTCTCACACATTTAACCTAATATTGATAGGATCCGTGCAAAGGTGTTCTCAGAAAAAACTAATCCACTAGAGAATTTTGTAAAAGTTCTGTGAAACAAGTTACTGAAGGACAGATATTTAAATGCAACCAATTAGTTATAATCTTGTGAAGGGATTCAAGGGGTAGAAAGAGACCAAAGTACATATTCGTTAAAGTGATGAAAATGATTTAATTAATCTGAATATTACTAGTTATATACTCTTGTATAGAATTTCATGGAGGGATGGGATTGAAGTAACCTACATTGATGTGACCTGATTATGAATATATGGTAAGACCATATTGAcgtacgtagattatatacacttttatgcat is drawn from Zingiber officinale cultivar Zhangliang chromosome 1B, Zo_v1.1, whole genome shotgun sequence and contains these coding sequences:
- the LOC121976162 gene encoding probable xyloglucan galactosyltransferase GT17 translates to MASKDEESKPSFFFFFPSSSFCSSLLFGFRCVVFVSLCYLLWLRFLFHTFPLLAPTRSGRSSQLGRSPPATCDPSIARFYIHRLHPRFNADIVQRCLSRYACCGVDCPDVGHSGLGRPLLRLTADADVDPDLTSWYATHPLSAEVIFHARVERHPCRTTDPAAAELFYVPFFAGLHATTSFRPKNRDALAVELAEHLNSLPAFRRRGGRDHFLVVGRTSWDFMRKPACPDFGANQGLLLLPEVANMTVLTVERHPWEGRNQFGIPYPSYFHPRTAEDVADWQAELRRFARTRSFLFAFVGGWQPGSEKAAVRTSLMAQCWKSNRCLPVHCEPILHKCDDPGRILDVMRRADFCLQPPGESFTRRSTFEAILAGCIPVFLSEHSAYSQYQWYLPARPEDWSVLLKPDQWDRVEEVLARIHRNVVAKMRDTVIELIPRISYAHPDSSVGFQDAVNIALIELTKRVRSNQDGL
- the LOC121976171 gene encoding cyclic nucleotide-gated ion channel 1-like isoform X2, with the translated sequence MRNLTTMYKRINNFFGTFFQYESVKGSPVDNLKSRKKVLDPQGPFLQKWNKIFVLSCVMAISVDPLFFYIPVVNDTETCIDLDDNLVITASVLRTFTDIFYVLHIIFQFRTGFIAPPSRVFGKGILVEDSSAIALRYLKSHFLIDILAVIPLPQIVILVIMPRLKASASLDSKTLLMYIVILQYVPRLVRIIPLYLEVTRSAGIIAETAWAGAAFNLFLYMLASHVLGAFWYFLSIEREDSCWRHACRTQNCTTTSWYCSNGERESIITDFISANCPITPPNPEIFDFGIYLQALQLDIVKPINFLEKFFYCFWWGLQNLSALGQNMQTSTYLWEILFAVFVSISGLVLFSLLIGNMQTYLQSTTVRIEEMRVKRQDAEQWMSHRLLPENLRERIRRHEQYRWQETRGVDEEHLLQNLPKDLRRDIKRHLCLALLKRVPMFELMDDQLMDALCDCLKPVLYTEGSCIIREGDPVDEMLFIMRGKLLSVTTNGGRTGFFNSDYLTEGDFCGEELLTWALDPHSASSLPTSTRTVKAVSEVEAFALIADDLKFVASQFRKLHSKKLRHTFRFYSQQWRTWAACFIQAAWRRYSRKKLEESLREEEDRLQAAIVKDNAATPSLGATIYASRFAVNALRALRRNVARKARLQERLPVMLLQKPPEPDFTTEEQ
- the LOC121976171 gene encoding cyclic nucleotide-gated ion channel 1-like isoform X1, which codes for MEVDLTQGSQLVYVVPDTMLTISDFYRNIQISILVRGYEGWQNDEANILVTRGMVGRLSNTLNVGFAYEIQNVVDYLITHGVRALPGRRYNTREVQGQNWIIHQSGINIPMQPTEVNTRNLLDGRVSIHFDNYQAAITANPPHYNQRDEEIPSDEEEVQHQVIAVLLQDPEVLQVRRISSTAIVPQRKTEGSAGYDLAINREQFVPKKDKSLLTTGICIQIPKGTYARIAPRSSAALRGLIIMRGVIDEDYRGEIVILVIMPRLKASASLDSKTLLMYIVILQYVPRLVRIIPLYLEVTRSAGIIAETAWAGAAFNLFLYMLASHVLGAFWYFLSIEREDSCWRHACRTQNCTTTSWYCSNGERESIITDFISANCPITPPNPEIFDFGIYLQALQLDIVKPINFLEKFFYCFWWGLQNLSALGQNMQTSTYLWEILFAVFVSISGLVLFSLLIGNMQTYLQSTTVRIEEMRVKRQDAEQWMSHRLLPENLRERIRRHEQYRWQETRGVDEEHLLQNLPKDLRRDIKRHLCLALLKRVPMFELMDDQLMDALCDCLKPVLYTEGSCIIREGDPVDEMLFIMRGKLLSVTTNGGRTGFFNSDYLTEGDFCGEELLTWALDPHSASSLPTSTRTVKAVSEVEAFALIADDLKFVASQFRKLHSKKLRHTFRFYSQQWRTWAACFIQAAWRRYSRKKLEESLREEEDRLQAAIVKDNAATPSLGATIYASRFAVNALRALRRNVARKARLQERLPVMLLQKPPEPDFTTEEQ